In a single window of the Caulobacter soli genome:
- the lepA gene encoding translation elongation factor 4, whose product MTSTPLDRIRNFSIVAHIDHGKSTLSDRLIQETGGLTAREMTAQVLDNMDIEKERGITIKAQTVRLDYKADDGQTYILNLMDTPGHVDFAYEVSRSLAACEGSILVVDASQGVEAQTLANVYSAIDNNHEIVPVLNKIDLPAAEPERVRAQIEDLIGLDASDAVLASAKSGVGIHDVLEAIVTRLPPPKGDENAPLKALLVDAWYDAYLGVVVLVRVFDGRLRAGQKIKMMQHGSTHLVDRVGVFKPKNTPVESLGPGEIGFFTAQIKEVADAAVGDTLTDEKKPTEKALPGFKDVQPVVFCGLFPVDAADFEDLRAAVGKLRLNDGSFTYEMESSAALGFGFRCGFLGLLHLEIIQERLSREFDLDLIATAPSVVYKIHMRDGSEIELHNPADLPDPMHIESISEPWIKATIFTPDEYLGGVIKLCQDRRGAQRELSYVGNRAMVIYDLPLNEVVFDFYDRLKSISKGYASFDYQVEDYRPGDLVKMSILVNAEPVDALSMLVHRDRAESRGRGMCEKMKELIPQHMFVIPIQAAIGGKIIARETVRALRKDVTAKCYGGDASRKRKLLDKQKAGKKRMRQFGKVEIPQEAFIAALKMDGD is encoded by the coding sequence ATGACTTCGACGCCTCTCGACCGCATTCGCAATTTCTCGATCGTGGCCCACATCGACCACGGCAAATCGACCCTTTCCGACCGCCTGATCCAGGAGACCGGGGGCCTCACCGCGCGTGAGATGACCGCCCAGGTCCTGGACAACATGGACATCGAGAAGGAACGCGGGATCACCATCAAGGCCCAGACCGTGCGTCTGGACTACAAGGCCGACGACGGCCAGACCTACATCCTGAACCTGATGGACACCCCCGGCCACGTCGACTTCGCCTATGAGGTCAGCCGCAGCCTGGCCGCGTGCGAAGGCTCGATCCTGGTCGTCGACGCCAGCCAGGGCGTGGAAGCCCAGACCCTGGCCAACGTCTATTCGGCCATCGACAACAATCACGAGATCGTCCCGGTCCTCAACAAGATCGACCTGCCGGCCGCCGAGCCCGAGCGCGTGCGCGCCCAGATCGAGGACCTGATCGGCCTGGACGCCAGCGACGCCGTGCTGGCCAGCGCCAAGTCGGGCGTCGGCATCCACGACGTGCTGGAAGCCATCGTCACCCGCCTGCCGCCGCCCAAGGGCGACGAGAACGCGCCGCTGAAGGCCCTGCTGGTCGACGCCTGGTACGACGCCTATCTCGGCGTCGTGGTTCTGGTCCGCGTCTTCGACGGCCGCCTGCGGGCCGGCCAGAAGATCAAGATGATGCAGCACGGCTCGACCCACCTGGTCGACCGCGTCGGCGTCTTCAAGCCCAAGAACACCCCCGTCGAGAGCCTCGGCCCCGGCGAGATCGGCTTCTTCACCGCCCAGATCAAGGAAGTGGCCGACGCCGCCGTCGGCGACACCCTGACCGACGAGAAGAAGCCCACCGAAAAGGCCCTGCCCGGCTTCAAGGACGTCCAGCCGGTGGTGTTCTGCGGCCTGTTCCCGGTCGACGCCGCCGACTTCGAGGACCTGCGCGCCGCCGTCGGCAAGCTGCGCCTCAACGACGGCAGCTTCACCTACGAGATGGAAAGCTCGGCGGCCCTGGGCTTCGGCTTCCGCTGCGGCTTCCTCGGCCTGCTGCACCTGGAAATCATCCAGGAGCGCCTCAGCCGCGAGTTCGACCTGGACCTGATCGCGACCGCTCCCTCGGTGGTCTACAAGATCCACATGCGCGACGGCTCGGAGATCGAGCTGCACAACCCCGCCGACCTGCCCGACCCGATGCACATCGAGAGCATCAGCGAGCCCTGGATCAAGGCGACGATCTTCACCCCCGACGAGTATCTGGGCGGCGTGATCAAGCTCTGCCAGGATCGCCGCGGCGCTCAGCGCGAGCTGTCCTACGTCGGCAACCGCGCCATGGTGATCTACGACCTGCCGCTGAACGAGGTGGTCTTCGACTTCTACGACCGCCTGAAATCCATCTCGAAGGGCTACGCCTCGTTCGACTATCAGGTCGAGGACTACCGCCCCGGCGACCTCGTGAAGATGTCGATCCTGGTCAACGCCGAGCCCGTCGACGCCCTGTCGATGCTGGTCCACCGCGACCGCGCCGAAAGCCGCGGCCGTGGCATGTGCGAGAAGATGAAGGAACTCATCCCGCAGCACATGTTCGTCATCCCCATCCAGGCGGCGATCGGCGGCAAGATCATCGCCCGCGAAACCGTCCGCGCCCTGCGCAAGGACGTGACCGCCAAGTGCTACGGCGGCGACGCCTCGCGCAAACGCAAGCTGCTGGACAAGCAGAAGGCCGGCAAGAAGCGCATGCGCCAGTTCGGCAAGGTCGAGATCCCGCAGGAAGCGTTTATCGCGGCGTTGAAGATGGACGGGGATTGA
- a CDS encoding transglutaminase-like domain-containing protein, with amino-acid sequence MRVHVEARLDYDFPERVESLLQIEAAVADDQTVVEERLTFDPPVAFTRRDDPASGERRVAFEHQGRLAIVYAATVEIADRQMDLAGAVQHRVAELPIETLPYLRGSRYCPSDTFETIADQKFGTLRGGERVAAIAAWIIGHLEYRPCSDWRTTALETYVQRAGVCRDFAHLAVTLCRASDIPARVASVYALTLDPPDFHAVVEVYVGGRWRLLDPTGLAPIDGLVRIAYGRDAADVAFLTIFGRANMVSQSVTVRRAD; translated from the coding sequence ATGCGCGTGCATGTCGAGGCGCGGTTGGACTACGACTTTCCCGAACGCGTGGAGTCCCTGCTGCAGATCGAGGCGGCGGTCGCCGACGACCAGACGGTGGTCGAGGAGCGGCTGACCTTCGATCCGCCCGTGGCCTTCACCCGCCGCGACGATCCCGCCAGCGGCGAGCGGCGCGTAGCCTTCGAGCACCAAGGGCGCCTCGCCATCGTCTACGCCGCCACCGTCGAGATCGCCGATCGCCAGATGGACCTGGCCGGCGCCGTCCAGCATCGCGTGGCCGAGCTGCCGATCGAGACCCTGCCCTATCTGCGCGGCAGCCGTTACTGCCCCTCCGACACCTTCGAGACCATCGCAGACCAGAAGTTCGGGACCTTGCGCGGTGGCGAGCGCGTGGCGGCCATCGCCGCCTGGATCATCGGCCACCTGGAATACCGCCCGTGCAGCGACTGGCGGACCACGGCGCTCGAAACCTATGTCCAGCGGGCCGGCGTCTGCCGCGACTTCGCCCACCTGGCCGTCACCCTGTGCCGGGCCAGCGACATCCCCGCCCGCGTGGCCAGCGTCTACGCCCTGACGCTCGACCCGCCCGACTTCCACGCCGTGGTCGAGGTCTATGTCGGCGGCCGCTGGCGCCTGCTGGACCCCACGGGCCTGGCCCCCATCGACGGCCTGGTCCGCATCGCCTACGGCCGCGACGCCGCGGACGTGGCGTTCCTGACGATCTTCGGGCGGGCGAACATGGTCAGCCAGAGCGTGACGGTTAGACGCGCGGACTAG
- a CDS encoding TIGR00645 family protein codes for MQKPILETWLERGLFASRWLMAPFYVGLVIALAALMVVFFQELFHGLPLVFNAKPENAILLALSLIDLSLAANLLVIVILSGYENFVSKIDTASHEDRPEWMGTVDYSAMKMKLIASIVAISAIALLKAFLHLSEVTSPPEPIDQPRLMWLVIVHLAFVVSGLLLALMDYVNSKASKH; via the coding sequence ATGCAGAAACCCATCCTCGAAACCTGGCTGGAGCGCGGTCTGTTCGCCTCGCGCTGGCTGATGGCCCCGTTCTATGTCGGGCTGGTCATCGCCCTGGCCGCCCTGATGGTGGTGTTCTTCCAGGAGCTGTTCCACGGCCTGCCGCTGGTGTTCAACGCCAAGCCGGAGAACGCCATCCTGCTGGCCCTGTCGCTGATCGATCTGTCGCTGGCGGCCAATCTCCTCGTGATCGTCATCCTGTCGGGCTACGAGAACTTCGTCTCCAAGATCGACACCGCCAGCCACGAGGACCGGCCCGAATGGATGGGCACGGTCGACTATTCGGCCATGAAGATGAAGCTGATCGCCTCGATCGTGGCGATCTCGGCCATCGCCCTGCTCAAGGCCTTCCTGCATCTGAGCGAAGTGACCTCGCCACCCGAACCCATCGACCAGCCGCGCCTGATGTGGCTGGTGATCGTCCACCTGGCCTTCGTGGTCTCGGGCCTGCTGCTGGCCCTGATGGACTATGTGAACAGCAAGGCGTCTAAGCACTGA
- the msrA gene encoding peptide-methionine (S)-S-oxide reductase MsrA, with product MRRLLVLIASFAAIVLPADVLAAGKPAPPATAVFAGGCFWCMEHDMGGIPGVLKVESGYTGGHVDRPTYRDVTSETSGHYESVRVTYDPAKLDYGFLLYKYWKLVDPTDDGGQFCDRGPSYRPAVFVTPDQRPIAEKSRAEAAKRLKSGTMKAQILDLKTFWPAEAYHRDYAKNHSIDYNVYRLGCGRDLRLKQVWGG from the coding sequence ATCCGCCGCCTGCTCGTCCTGATCGCCAGTTTCGCCGCCATCGTACTGCCCGCCGACGTGCTGGCGGCCGGCAAGCCCGCCCCGCCCGCGACCGCCGTGTTCGCCGGCGGCTGCTTCTGGTGCATGGAGCACGACATGGGCGGCATTCCGGGGGTGCTGAAGGTCGAGAGCGGCTACACCGGGGGCCATGTCGACCGCCCCACCTATCGTGATGTGACCAGCGAGACCTCGGGCCACTACGAGTCGGTGCGCGTCACCTACGACCCGGCCAAGCTCGACTACGGCTTCCTGCTCTACAAGTACTGGAAGCTGGTCGACCCCACCGACGATGGCGGCCAGTTCTGCGACCGCGGCCCGTCCTACCGCCCGGCGGTGTTCGTCACCCCCGACCAGCGCCCGATCGCCGAAAAGTCCCGCGCCGAGGCCGCCAAGCGCCTGAAGTCCGGCACGATGAAGGCCCAGATCCTGGACCTGAAGACCTTCTGGCCGGCCGAGGCCTATCACCGCGACTACGCCAAGAACCACTCCATCGACTACAACGTCTACCGCCTGGGCTGCGGCCGCGACCTGCGCCTGAAGCAGGTGTGGGGCGGGTAA